In Lates calcarifer isolate ASB-BC8 unplaced genomic scaffold, TLL_Latcal_v3 scaffold_55_116, whole genome shotgun sequence, one DNA window encodes the following:
- the LOC108882207 gene encoding phosphatidylinositol 4,5-bisphosphate 3-kinase catalytic subunit alpha isoform isoform X3, which produces MAPRPSSGELWGLHLMPPRILVDCCLPNGMMVSLECLRETPLISIKQQLFTEARKYPLQHLLQEESCYIFVGVTQEAEREEFYDETRRLCDLRLFHPILKVIEPLGNREEKILNREIGFAIGMPVCEFEMMKDPEIQDFRRSILSVCREAMEEREGGGAHSQALYVYPPNVESSPQLPQHIYCKLDKGRLIVTIWVIVSPSNSKQKYTLKVSHDSLPEQLIAESIRKKSRSMHLSPQQLRLCVQEYQGQYILKVCGCDEYLLEKYPLSQYKYIRSCITVGRLPHLMLVSKDSLYSQLPASGFVTPSYSRRTPQPSPCPGGGDGSPPRSLWAFNTLLRVRLLCATYVNVNIRDIDKIYVRTGIYHGGEPLCDNVNTQRVPCSNPRWNEWLTYDIYLSDLPRSARLCLSICSVKGRKGAKEEHCPLAWGNVNLFDYQDILVSGKVALSLWPVPHGLEDLLNPIGVAGSNPNKETPCVELEFSWFNQTVVFPDEQQIEEHANWTISRELGYNYCHGLSSRLACDSSVSAGDAEQLRSLCSRDPLYELSEQEKDFLWRHRHYCVNIPESLPKLLLSVKWNSRDEVSQMYCLLKDWPLMEPESALELLDCNFPDPMVREFALRCLVQGLTDDKLSQYLLQLVQVLKYEMYLDNPLARFLIKKALTNQRIGHFFFWHLKSEMHNKTVSRRFGLLLEAFCRACGMYLKHLNRQVEAMDKLVNLTDTLKQEKKDETQKTQMKFLVEHMSRPDYMEALQGFVSPLNPVHQLGNLRLEECRIMSSAKRPLWLNWENPDIMSELLFTNNEIIFKNGDDLRQDMLTLQIIKIMENIWQNQGLDLRMLPYGCLSIGDCVGLIEVVKNSFTIMQIQCKGGLKGALQFNSNTLHHWIKDKNRGEAYDRAIDLFTRSCAGYCVATFILGIGDRHNSNIMVKENGQLFHIDFGHFLDHKKKKFGYKRERVPFVLTQDFLIVISKGVQESTKTKEFMRFQEMCYKAYLAIRQHASLFINLFSLLLGCGMPELQSFDDIAYLRKTLALV; this is translated from the exons ATGGCGCCCAGACCGTCGTCAGGGGAACTGTGGGGGCTCCATCTGATGCCCCCCCGCATCCTGGTGGACTGCTGCCTCCCCAACG GGATGATGGTGAGCCTCGAGTGTCTCAGGGAAACTCCTCTCATCAGCATCAAGCAGCAGCTCTTCACTGAGGCCAGGAAGTACCCGCTGCAACACCTGCTGCAG GAGGAGTCGTGCTACATCTTTGTGGGCGTGAcccaggaggcagagagggaggagttTTACGACGAGACGAGGCGACTGTGCGACCTCCGACTCTTTCACCCGATCCTGAAGGTCATTGAGCCGCTCGGCAACCGGGAGGAGAAGATCCTGAACCGAGAGATAG GATTTGCCATCGGGATGCCGGTCTGTGAGTTCGAGATGATGAAGGACCCGGAGATCCAGGACTTCCGGCGCTCCATACTGAGCGTGTGCAGAGAGGccatggaggagagggaggggggaggggccCACAGCCAGGCGCTCTACGTTTACCCCCCCAACGTGGAGTCCAGCCCCCAGCTCCCCCAGCACATCTACTGCAAGTTGGACAAAG gcagGCTGATTGTGACCATCTGGGTGATCGTGTCTCCGTCTAACtccaaacagaaatacactctGAAG gtgaGTCACGACAGTTTACCTGAGCAGCTGATCGCAGAGTCGATCAGGAAGAAGAGCCGGTCGATGCACCTGTCACCTCAACAGCTCCGCCTGTGTGTCCAGGAGTACCAGGGCCAGTACATCCTCAAG gtGTGTGGCTGTGATGAGTACCTGTTGGAAAAGTATCCTCTCAGTCAGTACAAG tatATCCGCTCCTGTATCACTGTGGGTCGCCTCCCTCACCTGATGCTCGTCTCTAAAGACAGTCTCTACTCTCAGCTTCCTGCCTCAGGCTTCGTCACTCCATCATACAG tcgGCGGACTCCTCAGCCGTCTCCCTGTCCAGGAGGAGGTGATGGTTCTCCTCCTCGCTCCCTCTGGGCCTTCAACACTCTGCTCAGGGTCCGACTGCTCTGCGCCACCTACGTCAACGTCAACATCAGGGACATTGACAAg atctATGTGAGGACAGGGATCTATCACGGTGGAGAGCCGCTCTGTGACAACGTCAACACTCAGAGAGTCCCCTGCTCCAACCCCag gtggaaCGAGTGGCTGACCTACGACATCTACCTGTCTGACCTCCCTCGCTCAGCCAGACTCTGCCTGTCTATCTGCTCTGtgaagggaaggaaaggagCCAAGGAG GAGCACTGTCCTCTGGCCTGGGGGAACGTGAACCTCTTTGATTATCAGGACATCCTGGTTTCTGGTAAAGTGGCTCTCAGTCTCTGGCCCGTCCCTCACGGACTCGAGGACCTGCTCAATCCCATCGGAGTCGCTGGTTCAAATCCCAACAAG gagACTCCCTGTGTGGAGCTGGAGTTCTCCTGGTTTAATCAGACCGTCGTGTTTCCTGACGAGCAGCAGATCGAAGAACACGCCAACTGGACCATCAGCAGAGAGCTGGGCTACAACTACTGCCATGGACTG agcaGTCGTCTGGCCTGTGACAGCAGTGTTTCAGCAGGAGATGCTGAGCAGCTTCGTTCTCTCTGCTCCAGAGATCCTCTGTACGAGCTGTCGGAGCAGGAAAAGGACTTCCTCTGGAGACACAG acattACTGTGTGAACATCCCAGAGTCTCTTCCTAAGCTGCTTCTGTCCGTTAAGTGGAACTCCAGAGATGAAGTGTCTCAG ATGTACTGTCTGTTGAAGGACTGGCCTCTGATGGAGCCGGAGTCGGCTCTGGAGTTGTTGGACTGTAACTTTCCTGACCCGATGGTCAGAGAGTTCGCTCTGCGCTGCCTGGTCCAGGGTCTGACGGACGACAAGCTGTCGCAGTACCTGCTGCAGCTCGTACAG GTGTTGAAGTATGAGATGTACCTGGACAATCCTCTGGCTCGTTTCCTCATTAAGAAAgctctgaccaatcagaggatCGGACACTTCTTCTTCTGGCATCTAAA GTCAGAGATGCACAACAAGACGGTGTCTCGACGCTTCGGTCTGCTGCTGGAGGCTTTCTGCAGAGCCTGTGGCATGTACCTGAAACACctgaacagacag gtggaggCCATGGATAAACTGGTGAATCTGACCGACACTctgaaacaagagaagaaagacGAGACacagaaa ACTCAGATGAAGTTCCTGGTTGAACACATGTCTCGTCCAGATTACATGGAGGCTCTGCAGGGATTCGTCTCTCCACTGAACCCTGTTCACCAGCTGGGAAACCTCAG GTTGGAGGAGTGCCGGATCATGTCCTCGGCGAAGCGCCCCCTGTGGTTGAACTGGGAGAATCCTGACATCATGTCCGAACTTCTCTTCACCAACAACGAAATCATCTTCAAGAACGGAGACG ACCTGCGTCAGGACATGCTGACTCTGCAGATCATTAAGATCATGGAGAACATCTGGCAGAACCAGGGCCTGGACCTGCG catgctgccGTACGGCTGCCTGTCCATCGGAGACTGTGTGGGTCTGATCGAGGTGGTGAAGAACAGTTTCACCATCATGCAGATCCAGTGTAAAGGAGGCCTGAAGGGGGCGCTGCAGTTCAACTCCAACACCCTGCACCACTGGATCAAAGACAAGAACCGCGGCGAGGC gtacGACCGGGCCATCGACCTGTTCACCAGGTCGTGTGCAGGTTACTGCGTGGCCACGTTCATCCTGGGAATCGGAGATCGACACAACTCCAACATCATGGTGAAGGAGAACGGACAG ctGTTCCACATCGACTTTGGTCACTTCCTGGAtcacaagaagaagaagtttgGATACAAGAGGGAGCGAGTTCCCTTCGTCCTGACGCAGGACTTCCTCATCGTCATCAGTAAAGGAGTCCAGGAGTCCACCAAGACCAAGGAGTTCATGAG GTTCCAGGAGATGTGTTACAAAGCCTACCTGGCCATCCGTCAGCACGCCAGCCTCTTCATCAACCTCTTCTCCCTCCTGCTGGGCTGCGGCATGCCCGAGCTGCAGAGCTTCGACGACATCGCCTACCTGAGGAAGACGCTGGCCCTGG TCTGA